A portion of the bacterium genome contains these proteins:
- a CDS encoding 4Fe-4S binding protein — protein MKDKKIQDIARKLLKEKKVDVVIGFEKGTLPSCVAPCFIKSPDQADRLIWNSFCGNNLANYLPKRKDKIGIVAKGCDSRSIVVLIQENQIKREQLYIIGIPCEGMTDKNNVLHDYCLICEHKNPVIYDVLVGEKVKENKKKDKYKEVEKFEKKSSSDKWQYLELELSKCIRCNACRNACPTCYCKECFIDQEKPRWVGTTNNLSDIIFFHLGRIFHQAGRCTDCGACVRACPMNIDLRQFTQKITKDGEALFDYETGLDIEIKPPFTTFKEDDSQDFIK, from the coding sequence ATGAAAGATAAAAAAATACAGGACATCGCTAGAAAACTTCTTAAAGAGAAAAAAGTAGATGTTGTTATTGGTTTTGAAAAAGGGACACTTCCTTCGTGTGTAGCTCCGTGTTTTATAAAAAGCCCTGATCAGGCGGATAGACTTATATGGAACTCGTTTTGCGGGAATAATCTGGCAAATTATCTGCCAAAACGCAAGGATAAAATTGGGATTGTGGCTAAAGGGTGTGATTCAAGATCCATAGTAGTTCTTATTCAGGAAAATCAGATAAAACGGGAGCAATTATATATTATTGGCATACCATGCGAGGGAATGACTGATAAGAACAATGTGCTTCATGATTACTGTCTTATATGCGAACATAAGAACCCTGTAATATATGATGTGCTTGTTGGAGAGAAAGTTAAAGAAAACAAGAAGAAAGATAAGTATAAAGAGGTTGAAAAGTTTGAAAAAAAATCTTCTTCTGATAAGTGGCAATATCTTGAGTTAGAATTATCAAAATGTATAAGATGTAATGCGTGCAGAAATGCGTGTCCGACATGTTATTGCAAGGAATGTTTTATTGATCAGGAAAAACCAAGATGGGTTGGCACAACTAATAATCTCTCTGATATTATTTTCTTTCATCTTGGACGCATTTTCCATCAAGCTGGAAGATGCACAGATTGTGGAGCATGTGTAAGAGCATGTCCAATGAATATAGACCTGAGGCAGTTCACTCAGAAGATTACAAAAGACGGGGAAGCACTTTTTGACTATGAAACAGGGCTTGATATAGAGATTAAACCTCCATTTACAACATTTAAAGAGGATGACAGCCAGGATTTTATAAAATGA
- a CDS encoding hydrogenase iron-sulfur subunit, translated as MNKNSKFRAKSWQPKIIAFLCNWCSYAGADLAGISRLQYPPNVRIIRVPCSGRMNPLYIIRSLQHGVDGVLVSGCHPGDCHYLTGNYHARRKFAIINSLLQYVGIEPGRIHFSWVSASEGGKFAEVIKEVTEEVKKLGPAKKLVKEI; from the coding sequence ATGAATAAGAATTCAAAATTTAGAGCTAAAAGCTGGCAGCCAAAGATAATTGCTTTTCTCTGTAACTGGTGTTCATACGCAGGAGCTGATCTGGCTGGAATAAGCAGACTGCAGTATCCGCCTAATGTGCGGATTATCCGTGTACCATGCTCAGGCAGAATGAATCCTCTATATATAATCAGATCTCTTCAACATGGAGTTGACGGGGTTTTGGTTTCAGGCTGTCATCCGGGAGATTGTCATTATCTAACAGGTAATTATCATGCTAGAAGAAAGTTTGCTATCATAAATAGCTTGCTTCAATATGTTGGCATTGAGCCGGGAAGAATACATTTCTCATGGGTGTCTGCTTCTGAAGGCGGCAAATTTGCAGAAGTTATAAAAGAGGTAACAGAGGAAGTCAAAAAACTCGGCCCTGCAAAGAAGCTGGTAAAGGAAATATGA